The genomic DNA TTCAAATCCGCCGTTTTATAACAGTCAAATCACAAAAAGCGAAAATGAACATATAAGTATTAGCAGATATAGTTCTAGCCTTGATCCGTTAAGTTTTTTTAAGTCCGTAAATGCAAATTTAAAACCTCAAGGAGTCCTGTATTTTTGCTACGATGCTAGAAGAGTAGGAGAAATTTTGCCTATTTTAAGCAGTTTAAAACTCAAGCTAACAAAGCTTAGATTTGTGCATTCAAGGATAAGTGAAAGTTCAAAATTAGCTCTGTTTGAAGCAAAGAAAAGTTCAAAATCTATATGCGAAATTTATCCTCCTCTTATAATTTTTGATGAAAATGAGTTTAGCGGTGAAGTTAAAGAGATATTTAAAAAATCGGATACAAAAAGTGAGATTTACGAGTGTTAAAAGAGTTTGGTTTTGACTACTGCTTTGATAGCTCAAAGTGTGAAGTATGCGGTGCTAAATGCTGCACCGGAGATAGCGGATATATATGGATAAGCGAAGCCGAGATGGAGTCTCTTAGCTCACATTTAAAGCTTAGCTTACCGGAGTTCAAAAAACTTTTTACGTACCGCGTAGGAGTTAGATTTAGTTTAAAGGAAAAAGAGTATAATGGCGCGTATGCTTGCTTATTTTTCGATGAAAATAATAAAAATTGTAGTGTTTATGAATTTAGACCAAAACAGTGTAGGACGTTTCCGTTTTGGGATTATTTTAAAAAGCATTTTAATGAATTGGAGAAAGAATGTATTGGTGTAGAGCGGCTCTGATTTTCACTTTATTTTTAGCCGGTTGTGCAGATAAACAGAGTGTTGGCGCGAAGAAAAATGAAACTTTTTTTAAGTATTCTGACATAAATACAACTATAGATTTAGAAGCTATGAAAGGGTTTTATCTGCTTGGAGAT from Campylobacter fetus subsp. fetus includes the following:
- a CDS encoding tRNA1(Val) (adenine(37)-N6)-methyltransferase, giving the protein MKLFQLKEGYRYNSDTLFLYDFISKNQIFGNVLDVGCGCGILGLLLKRDFINLNLSSIDIQEINSTITQLNADVNNLVAAVICDDFSKFKSEIKFDFIVSNPPFYNSQITKSENEHISISRYSSSLDPLSFFKSVNANLKPQGVLYFCYDARRVGEILPILSSLKLKLTKLRFVHSRISESSKLALFEAKKSSKSICEIYPPLIIFDENEFSGEVKEIFKKSDTKSEIYEC
- a CDS encoding YkgJ family cysteine cluster protein; translated protein: MLKEFGFDYCFDSSKCEVCGAKCCTGDSGYIWISEAEMESLSSHLKLSLPEFKKLFTYRVGVRFSLKEKEYNGAYACLFFDENNKNCSVYEFRPKQCRTFPFWDYFKKHFNELEKECIGVERL